A region of Leishmania infantum JPCM5 genome chromosome 31 DNA encodes the following proteins:
- a CDS encoding putative nucleolar protein produces the protein MGKKMATVAAKKKVVPQAAAPAAKSLKKANGTAVVVAVKKTAKKSAMAPKAAQRAPVAKEEEEEEDSSFHYDDAAVNSSHYDGAPDDEDGAGDEENIAFDDVMDGDEEDEEDFDAEIQDDDDFEVKAEKYRRRMLAQRQLADAEQQEDIVTRTAKPTPLHDREQRDNEAQQEEDGAAAVQLLGKTSTAEELRDRIQETVRVLSNFKQEREEDRERGEYLELLRSDLLELYEYSEFLMDSILQLFPPAEAVDFLEAMEKTRPTTIRVNTLKAKRRDLVQALVKRGMNVEPLEKWSKVGLQVFESNVPIAGTIEYLAGHYMLQAAASFLPVMALAPQENERVLDMSAAPGGKTTYIAQLMKNTGVLFANDVSEPRCKSLNANLQRLGVTNCIVTNYDGTGYERVMRNFDRVLLDAPCSGTGIISRDKSIKTSKQHEDIQRASQLQRALLLSAIDACKIGGYVVYSTCSFLVEEDEAIVDFALRRRDVQVVEMGLPFGRPGFTKYRHHRYHDSLEFSRRYFPHVHNMDGFFICKLKKLTDSTTKQQDGADEKLSRAGSASASSSKKRGHGSDDVAELQVGSKRVRLEKGKAVVLAEKAPVKNHKLSVPPSSKTTRSERQLKGKRKPHKPRK, from the coding sequence ATGGGCAAGAAGATGGCCACCGTTgcagcgaagaagaaggTGGTGCCGCaagccgccgcccccgcagCCAAGTCGCTCAAGAAGGCGAACGGCACTGCAGTGGTGGTCGCCGTAAAGAAGACCGCCAAGAAATCCGCCATGGCGCCAAAGGCTGCGCAAAGGGCACCGGTGGCtaaggaagaggaggaagaggaggactCGAGCTTCCACTACGATGATGCCGCCGTGAACAGCAGCCACTATGACGGGGCGCCTGATGACGAGGATGGCGCTGGCGATGAGGAAAACATCGCGTTTGACGACGTCatggacggcgacgaggaggacgaggaagactTCGACGCGGAAATccaggacgacgacgacttcGAGGTCAAAGCTGAGAagtaccgccgccgcatgctggcgcagcgccaacTGGCCGAtgcggagcagcaggaggatATTGTGACTCGGACAGCGAAGCCGACGCCTCTGCACGATCGCGAGCAGCGGGACAatgaggcgcagcaggaagaggacggcgccgcagccgtccaGCTGCTTGGCAAAACGAGCACTGCAGAGGAGCTGCGTGACCGAATTCAAGAGACCGTTCGTGTGCTGTCCAACTTCAAGCAGGAGCGCGAAGAAGATCGCGAACGTGGCGAGTATCTCGAGCTTCTCCGCTCAGACCTCCTCGAGCTGTACGAGTACAGCGAATTCCTCATGGACTCGATCCTGCAGTTGTTCCCCCCTGCCGAGGCGGTGGACTTTTTGGAGGCGATGGAGAAGACAAGGCCAACGACCATTCGCGTTAACACGCTGAAAGCGAAGCGCCGTGATCTGGTGCAGGCGCTTGTGAAGCGCGGCATGAACGTCGAGCCGCTGGAGAAGTGGTCCAAGGTTGGTCTGCAAGTGTTCGAGTCGAATGTCCCCATCGCTGGCACCATCGAGTACCTCGCGGGTCACTACATGCTGCAGGCCGCGGCCTCCTTCCTGCCAGTCATGGCCCTCGCTCCGCAGGAGAATGAGCGCGTGCTCGACATGTCGGCCGCTCCGGGCGGAAAGACGACGTACATTGCGCAGCTCATGAAGAACACCGGCGTCCTCTTCGCGAATGATGTGAGTGAGCCACGGTGCAAGTCGCTCAACGCGAACTTACAGCGCCTCGGTGTCACCAACTGCATCGTCACGAACTACGACGGCACTGGCTACGAGAGGGTGATGCGCAACTTTGACCGCGTTCTGCTCGATGCCCCCTGCTCCGGCACGGGCATCATCTCGCGTGACAAGAGCATCAAGACAAGCAAACAGCACGAGGACATTCAGCGTGCttcacagctgcagcgagcgctgctgctgagcgccaTCGACGCCTGCAAGATTGGCGGTTACGTCGTCTACTCTACGTGTTCCTTCCTCGTGGAAGAGGATGAGGCGATTGTGGACTTCGCGCTGAGGCGCCGTGACGTGCAGGTGGTGGAGATGGGGCTGCCATTTGGGCGTCCTGGCTTCACCAAGtaccgccaccaccgttaTCATGACAGCCTCGAGTTCTCCCGCCGCTACTTTCCGCACGTGCACAACATGGACGGCTTCTTCATCTGCAAGCTGAAGAAGTTGACGGACAGCACCACGAAGCAGCAGGACGGGGCGGACGAAAAGCTGTCCAGGGCGGggagcgcctccgcctcctcgtcaaAGAAGCGTgggcacggcagcgacgatgTCGCGGAGCTCCAGGTCGGCTCGAAGCGGGTGCGACTCGAGAAGGGCAAGGCTGTCGTGCTGGCCGAAAAGGCGCCCGTCAAGAACCACAAGCTTAGCGTTCCACCGAGCTCCAAAACGACTCGCAGCGAACGGCAGCTGAAGGGCAAGCGCAAGCCGCACAAACCGCGTAAGTGA
- a CDS encoding putative DNA-directed RNA polymerase II subunit 2: MAQDELLDLEDPDIVLDDGIDDENPNDDLDSEDIWEVISSFFREKGLVHQQLDSYNDFLMRIPKMIESMAVIPRQDDQYDPGVTMEEQRDQPRLVLQDVVIGNPSHQTHSYFAGGPLPPLFPNECRLRDMTYDAQAQVTLGVELYHPHADTPHDTFLRNVELGRIPIMLKSMRCNLSGKDEDELPRLNECPHDQGGYFVINGTEKVLIAQERQAANHVYTFSRQKGLLCEVKSIVEGSLNKPRTLQIIMQYKNKGPGSGFENLMCRVAQMDETIPLFVLFRAMDMVADKEILQTVVPDLKDTAMLELLRGSMSDASTLQIFTREEALGYIGRRLGKQDAMANLQREAESLLMRDLLPHMGTDPSANRTKCLYMGYMVHKLLLVALGRHEETDRDFLGHKRIDVAGTLLTVQLQTFLAQVRKEMIKTLQDHAANPRGVFSFGRVIHSKLITDGLRRCLATGNFGDLKTGNIKTGVAQTLNRLTYSSSLSNLRRIQNPIAASSKATRPRNLHCTQWGYICPVETPEGGSIGLLKNVALMCLMSRGTDHAEVVQAVQARIDGFRTIGLEDTADVRVARVFVNGTMIGVDRNPERLLHDLRTRRRNGELSNEVSIVRDIRDREIRVFSDAGRCLRPLFVAENCHLKLRKSGMRNLLVSEKAGGKKSISWNTALKKGYVELIDCEEEDSLLIAMTPNEVEKNYYYSHCEMDPSMILGICASIIPYPNHNQSPRNTYQSAMGKQAMGIYASNFNMRMDTTAHVLFYPQKPLVRTKAMTYMHSNDLPAGHNAVVAISCYSGYNQEDSIIMSRSAVERGFFRSAFWRSFKAKEERQKRDALETFENPDRELCRVKRADYSKLDTDGLIKPGMRVLGGDVVVGKTIPLPEADLEKLTTGNTKITKRDASITSRTTEKGVVDKVMLTMNNNDRFTKVKIRTIKIPNIGDKFCSRHGQKGTNGIQFRQEDMPFNRDGIVPDLIINPHAIPSRMTVAHLIETLAGKVACYKGGEVYATPFCSVVVDDFGKALHALRSQRYGNECLYNGHTGLPLDHLIFFGPTFYQRLKHLSGDKIHARPRGPLQPLVRQPTEGRAHEGGLRFGEMERDCMLSYGASQWLRERLFRVSDYYTVHVCNMCGTICVADTKLNRYQCKGCENDTRISQVLMPYACKLLFQELMSMTILPRLGTGPL; the protein is encoded by the coding sequence ATGGCACAGGATGAGCTGCTGGATCTGGAAGACCCTGACATAGTCCTCGATGacggcatcgacgacgaGAACCCCAACGATGACCTCGACAGCGAGGACATTTGGGAGGTCATCTCATCCTTCTTCCGGGAGAAGGGTCTggtgcaccagcagctcGACTCGTATAACGACTTCCTCATGCGCATCCCCAAGATGATTGAGAGCATGGCGGTCATCCCGCGCCAAGACGACCAGTACGACCCGGGTGTTACaatggaggagcagcgcgaccAGCCCCGGCTGGTGTTGCAGGACGTGGTGATTGGCAACCCATCGCACCAGACGCACTCGTACTTCGCCGGTGGCCCGCTCCCACCGCTCTTCCCGAACGAGTGCCGTCTGCGCGACATGACGTACgacgcacaggcgcaggTGACGCTCGGAGTAGAGTTGTACCACCCCCACGCGGACACGCCGCACGACACCTTCCTGCGCAACGTCGAGCTGGGACGCATTCCCATCATGCTCAAGTCTATGCGCTGCAATCTCAGTGGCAAGGATGAGGATGAGCTGCCGCGGCTAAACGAGTGCCCGCATGACCAGGGCGGGTACTTCGTGATCAACGGTACCGAGAAGGTGCTCATtgcgcaggagcggcaggccGCCAACCACGTCTACACGTTTTCCCGGCAGAAGGGGCTGTTGTGCGAGGTGAAGTCGATCGTGGAGGGCTCGCTCAACAAGCCACGCACGCTGCAGATCATCATGCAGTACAAGAACAAAGGTCCGGGCAGCGGCTTCGAGAACTTGATGTGCCGCGTTGCGCAGATGGACGAAACAATTCCGCTCTTTGTGCTGTTCCGGGCGATGGACATGGTGGCAGACAAGGAGATTCTGCAGACGGTCGTGCCGGATCTCAAGGACACGGCGatgctggagctgctgcgtggcTCCATGAGCGACGCAAGCACGTTGCAGATCTTCACCCGCGAGGAGGCCCTTGGCTACATTGGACGCCGTCTCGGCAAGCAAGACGCCATGGCAAACCTGCAAcgggaggcggagagccTGCTCATGCGGGACTTACTGCCGCACATGGGCACGGACCCGTCCGCCAACCGCACGAAGTGCCTGTACATGGGCTACATGGTGCacaagctgctgctcgtcgccCTCGGCCGGCACGAGGAGACGGACCGCGACTTTCTCGGGCACAAGCGCATCGACGTGGCAGGCACGCTGctgacggtgcagctgcagaccTTCCTTGCGCAGGTGCGAAAGGAGATGATCaagacgctgcaggaccACGCCGCCAACCCGCGCGGCGTCTTCAGCTTCGGTCGCGTCATTCACAGCAAGCTTATCACGGACggtctgcgccgctgcctcgccacCGGCAACTTCGGCGACCTCAAGACAGGCAACATCAAGACCGGCGTGGCGCAGACACTGAACCGCCTCACCTACTCGTCCTCCCTTAGCAATCTGCGCCGCATCCAGAACCCCATTGCCGCCTCCAGCaaggcgacgcggccgcgcaACTTGCACTGCACGCAGTGGGGGTACATCTGCCCCGTGGAGACGCCGGAGGGTGGCTCGATCGGGCTGCTCAAGAATGTGGCGCTGATGTGTCTCATGTCCCGCGGCACGGACCAcgccgaggtggtgcaggcCGTGCAGGCACGCATCGATGGCTTCCGCACGATCGGTCTCGAGGACACGGCTGACGTGCGCGTGGCACGCGTGTTTGTGAACGGGACGATGATTGGCGTCGACCGCAACccggagcggctgctgcacgaccttcgcacgcggcgccgcaacgGCGAGCTCAGCAACGAGGTGAGCATCGTGCGCGATATCCGCGATCGCGAAATTCGCGTCTTCTCGGACGCTGGCCGCTGcctgcgccctctcttcGTTGCCGAAAACTGCCATCTGAAGCTCCGCAAGTCCGGCATGCGCAACCTGCTTGTCTCCGAGAAGGCCGGCGGGAAGAAGTCGATCTCGTGGAACACCGCTCTGAAGAAGGGCTACGTCGAGCTCATCGactgcgaggaggaggactcACTACTGATCGCCATGACGCCGAACGAGGTGGAGAAGAACTACTACTACTCCCACTGCGAGATGGACCCGTCGATGATTCTCGGCATTTGCGCCTCCATTATCCCGTACCCCAACCACAACCAGTCCCCGCGCAACACCTACCAGTCCGCCATGGGTAAGCAGGCCATGGGCATCTACGCTTCGAACTTCAACATGCGCATGGACACCACCGCCCATGTCCTCTTCTACCCACAAAAACCGCTGGTGCGCACCAAAGCCATGACGTACATGCACAGCAACGATCTGCCCGCCGGCCACAACGCGGTGGTGGCTATCTCGTGCTACAGTGGCTACAACCAAGAGGACTCCATCATCATGAGCCGCTCTGCCGTGGAGCGCGGCTTCTTCCGCAGCGCCTTCTGGCGCTCCTtcaaggcgaaggaggagcggcagaaGCGCGACGCGCTCGAGACATTTGAGAACCCTGACCGCGAGCTGTGCCGCGTGAAGCGCGCCGACTATTCGAAGCTGGACACGGACGGCCTCATCAAGCCCGGTATGCGGGTCCTCGGTGGCGACGTGGTTGTGGGCAAGACGATCCCTCTCCCTGAGGCGGACCTCGAGAAGCTCACGACCGGCAACACCAAGATCACGAAGCGTGACGCGAGCATCACCTCTCGCACGACGGAGAAGGGTGTTGTGGACAAGGTGATGCTGACCATGAACAACAATGACCGCTTCACGAAGGTCAAGATTCGCACCATCAAGATCCCGAACATCGGCGACAAGTTCTGCAGCCGCCATGGACAAAAAGGCACCAACGGCATCCAGTTTCGCCAGGAGGACATGCCCTTCAACCGCGACGGCATCGTGCCGGACCTCATCATTAACCCCCACGCCATTCCCTCCCGCATGACGGTGGCCCACCTGATCGAAACGCTCGCCGGCAAGGTGGCGTGCTACAAGGGCGGCGAGGTGTACGCAACGCCGTTCTGCTCCGTCGTCGTGGACGACTTTGGCAAGGCGTTGCATGCCCTTCGGTCGCAGCGGTATGGCAACGAGTGCCTCTACAATGGGCACACCGGTCTGCCGCTGGACCATCTGATCTTCTTTGGCCCCACCTTCTACCAGCGCCTGAAGCACTTATCCGGTGACAAGatccacgcacgcccacgcgggccgctgcagccgctggtCCGCCAGCCAACCGAGGGTCGCGCGCACGAGGGTGGACTGCGGTTTGGCGAGATGGAGCGTGATTGCATGCTGTCCTACGGCGCCTCGCAGTGGCTGCGGGAGCGCCTTTTCCGCGTCAGCGACTACTACACGGTGCACGTGTGCAACATGTGCGGCACCATATGCGTGGCCGACACAAAACTGAACCGCTACCAATGCAAGGGCTGCGAAAACGACACGCGCATCTCCCAGGTACTCATGCCGTACGCCTGCAAGCTCCTCTTCCAGGAGCTCATGTCCATGACGATCCTGCCGCGCCTCGGTACCGGTCCTCTGTAA